A genomic region of Bradyrhizobium sp. ORS 278 contains the following coding sequences:
- a CDS encoding PaaI family thioesterase translates to MQNDTPDFTIDQARRILDDVFAPWIRDLALTVQDITPSAQGEPGAILRMPFSSRLCRDNGVVCGQALMAFADTAMVIAMVTASGGYRPMTTVDQTTHFMRAVVTSDVLAEARVVRMGRTMSFGRVTLTSASDGKPAAMVSSAFAML, encoded by the coding sequence GTGCAGAACGACACCCCTGATTTCACCATCGACCAGGCGCGACGCATCCTCGACGACGTGTTTGCCCCCTGGATCAGGGATCTTGCCCTGACCGTCCAGGACATCACGCCATCGGCGCAAGGCGAGCCCGGGGCCATCCTGCGCATGCCGTTTTCATCCCGGCTGTGCCGCGACAATGGCGTGGTCTGCGGCCAGGCGCTGATGGCCTTCGCCGACACCGCGATGGTGATAGCGATGGTGACCGCGAGCGGAGGCTACCGGCCGATGACCACCGTCGATCAGACCACGCACTTCATGCGCGCAGTGGTCACCTCCGACGTGCTGGCGGAGGCACGCGTGGTCCGGATGGGACGAACCATGAGCTTCGGCCGGGTGACGCTGACGAGTGCCAGCGACGGCAAGCCCGCGGCCATGGTGTCGAGCGCCTTCGCGATGCTCTGA